A segment of the bacterium genome:
AACTCCTTTCCAAAACAACCTGCACAGCACATCCGCAATGGCTTTGAAACTGCAGCACTGGATTTGGTCAAGGTATTCCCATTATCATCATAAGTATAAGTAATCTCATTCTCAGCAAGCAGACGATCATTGGCATCATAGGAATACAGCGTAGAATCGCCATCATCCACTTTCATTACGCGGTTTCCTGCCTGGTTGTACGCGTAGAATATAACACGATATGCATATATCATTCTATCAATACATAAATTTAAAACAGCTATCGAATCAATGAAAACATTGTAAAAAACCGGACAAATCAAAACGTCCGGTTTAAATGCATTATGAAACGGTATGGTATTGTTACGATATCATCCTCAACTCACAAACAGGCTCTTTGTGGAAAAATTCGGATCACTCGTTACATTCAGGCCCAGCTTTCTCAGCCCTCCTTCATCACCCGGTGTGGGAATGTGCGTCAAATGCACCTCGCACCCTTTTATTTTGGGTATGGTACGCATGGCTGCTTCAGCTGTGGGGTTTGTTGTAGCGCTGATGCTAAGGGCTATGAGAGTTTCCTCTACATTAAGGCTGAGGAACTTGGACCCAAGAATATCACGTTTGAATGAGCCGATTGATTCTGTAACAGTCGGAGCCAGCACATGTATAGCATCAGGTATGCCTGCCAGATACTTGGTCACATTAAGAATAAGGCTGGACGCCGCGTGCATAAGGCCTGAATTCTTGCCTGTAATGATTACACCGTCAGAAAGTTCCAGGGCCGCGCCGCAATAGATACCATCATGGCCTTTTCCATTGTCTTTTGCGTCTTCTGCCGCGTCCCTTGCCTCTTTGACAACCAGCCGGTCAAACGGCTGGAGATTCATCTCTTTCATAAGTAACTCTGCCCTCTCTACCGTACCCTTGTCCACAAATCCCAGCACATGCTCGCAGCTGTACCTGAACCACCTGCGTATAATCTCCTGCCTTGCAGCATGCTGCACTGCCTCATCATTCACAATGCCGAAACCGGCTCTGTTCACTCCCATATCAGTAGGCGATTTATACACCGGTTCTTTGCCCGTTATTTTGCCCAGAATCCTTTTGAGCACCGGGAAGATCTCAACATCACGGTTGTAATTGACCGCTGTTTTTCCGTACGCTTCCAGATGAAACGGGTCGATCTCATTATAGTCCCTGATATCGGCTGTTGCAGCCTCGTACGCCACATTTACCGGATGTTTGATAGGCAGGTTCCATATGGGGAATGTTTCAAATTTGGCGTATCCTGCTGTTACACCCCTGGTATGCTCATGATACAGCTGGGAAAGGCAGGTTGCCAGTTTGCCGCTGCACGGCCCGGGCCCGGTTACCACAACCAGTGATTTATTGGTTTCGATATAATCATTGGCGCCGTAACCTTCCTCGCTTACAATAGTTTCAACATCAGTCGGGTATCCCTTGGTAAACCTATGCGTGTATACGCGTATGCCCCTGTGAGCCAGGCGATTTTTGAAGACCGTTGCAGCAGGCTGGTCATCATACCGGGTTATAACAACAGCGCTGATCTCTATGTCCCAGTCCCGCAAGTCGTCTATGAGTTTCAGCGCGTCGGAATCATAGGTAATGCCGAAATCGGCCCGCACTTTTTTCCGTTCGATATCACCGGCATAAATACAGAGGATAATATCAGCGTTTTCGCGCAGAGTGTGAAGCAGTTTCATTTTTACATTGGGGTCAAATCCCGGGAGCACCCGCGCTGCATGATAATCATACAGCAGTTTCCCGCCGAATTCCAGATACAGCTTGTTGTCGAATGCCGATACCCTCTGGAGAATAGCCTCGCGCTGCTGCGTGAGATATTTTTTATTATCGAATCCCAATGTATTACTCATGAATCGCTCCTTTTCTATGAACATGCACACAGAGATCTAAGCTGTATGCTAAAATTACAATATATAATATATTTTTTTATCATAATAAATCACTTCGTAAGTAACATCAGTGCTTTAAGCCTGGGGACAAGCCACGACACAGCACCTGTTAATATAAAAATAAATCCACTGCATTCACAGTATTTTTACAGGAAATTTTTAACTCAACTTCACCCCAATTTTAAAAGGGCAAACTTGTTTCTATAGCACTTACGGCATGCAGGGGCCTTTATGGGTCACTACAGATTTTCAACATATACTTTTTTGTTTTACACGGAACATAGTTCAAATTTAGCCCATCATAAATAGTCTTGTGAAAACTTTCCGGTTCCGAACATTTTCGGATGAACAGTGTATGTCCTTCTTTAGTCAAAAACCGATTTGTTACTCTGCATCTAGTTGACATTCTATCACGGATATTGCGCCAACTTATATTTATACCGCTTTGTTTTAAACTGCTGCGGATACTGTGAAGTAAATGATATGAAAGAAGAGTAATAAATATGTGGGCGTCGCTTCGTTCCTCTTTCTGATGAAAAACAGGACGCATTAACAGATCTGTTTTCAAAGTCCTGAAAGCATCTTCGACCTCAGTCAACATGATATAGATATCCCATATCTCTTTTTCCGAAAGATCAAGGCGGTCAGTCCTCAGAAAATAACTGCCTGAAAAACGATTGTCCGATTGTTCTTTCAAATATTTCCAGGTAATCCTTGATGCCAAAGCATCTCTCTCTTCGACATGGATACTATAAAATCGAGCAATCGAGCTGTACTT
Coding sequences within it:
- a CDS encoding DUF1846 domain-containing protein, which translates into the protein MSNTLGFDNKKYLTQQREAILQRVSAFDNKLYLEFGGKLLYDYHAARVLPGFDPNVKMKLLHTLRENADIILCIYAGDIERKKVRADFGITYDSDALKLIDDLRDWDIEISAVVITRYDDQPAATVFKNRLAHRGIRVYTHRFTKGYPTDVETIVSEEGYGANDYIETNKSLVVVTGPGPCSGKLATCLSQLYHEHTRGVTAGYAKFETFPIWNLPIKHPVNVAYEAATADIRDYNEIDPFHLEAYGKTAVNYNRDVEIFPVLKRILGKITGKEPVYKSPTDMGVNRAGFGIVNDEAVQHAARQEIIRRWFRYSCEHVLGFVDKGTVERAELLMKEMNLQPFDRLVVKEARDAAEDAKDNGKGHDGIYCGAALELSDGVIITGKNSGLMHAASSLILNVTKYLAGIPDAIHVLAPTVTESIGSFKRDILGSKFLSLNVEETLIALSISATTNPTAEAAMRTIPKIKGCEVHLTHIPTPGDEGGLRKLGLNVTSDPNFSTKSLFVS
- a CDS encoding transposase, whose product is RKKFDPPLSDEYITIKETRQNKVEAQRITRDGEVLLYCKSNLKKKKEQSMQARLRENFEEQLKYLSKSINKKGCTKRYDKVLEKIGRLKEKYSSIARFYSIHVEERDALASRITWKYLKEQSDNRFSGSYFLRTDRLDLSEKEIWDIYIMLTEVEDAFRTLKTDLLMRPVFHQKEERSDAHIFITLLSYHLLHSIRSSLKQSGINISWRNIRDRMSTRCRVTNRFLTKEGHTLFIRKCSEPESFHKTIYDGLNLNYVPCKTKKYMLKICSDP